One window from the genome of Echinicola vietnamensis DSM 17526 encodes:
- the tnpA gene encoding IS66 family insertion sequence element accessory protein TnpA, with the protein MEKAKVMNLQEEMAALVKEYKSSGLTQKSFSARKGIGYPKFNYWYRKLAGEQVREPTGFLPVRTQGSSVPAEAVEVVYPNGVKLRVPSEDLSLLSNLIRLY; encoded by the coding sequence GTGGAAAAAGCAAAAGTGATGAACCTACAAGAAGAAATGGCCGCCCTTGTCAAAGAGTACAAGAGCAGCGGTCTGACGCAGAAATCCTTCAGTGCGCGAAAGGGGATCGGTTATCCCAAGTTCAATTATTGGTACCGAAAGCTGGCGGGGGAACAGGTCCGGGAACCCACTGGTTTTCTACCGGTCCGTACCCAGGGCAGCAGTGTTCCTGCAGAGGCGGTGGAAGTGGTGTACCCGAACGGGGTAAAGCTGCGGGTGCCGTCCGAGGACCTATCGCTGTTGTCCAACCTGATCAGGCTGTACTGA
- a CDS encoding DUF2092 domain-containing protein, translating into MRKLLLVICLTLPLSSYAQERKIDSVAVFILDHMSAVIGDMKSCSYNLSTSNDIPAAEISYSKEYTENEVFMQGPDKMLVHQKGQHGHRGFFYNGEFFTHYSYSENNYTTVHAPDDIVSMIDSINHQFGVEFPAADFFYPTFTDDLLTHFDTLLYLGTKYVNGKDCFHIAASNENQDVQIWIANDAMNLPVKFVIVNKQKSQAPQYEASFSSWKVNPDLPPTIFEFVPPPGARLIAILPKPH; encoded by the coding sequence ATGAGAAAGCTATTATTGGTTATTTGCCTTACCCTTCCGCTCAGCAGTTATGCGCAGGAAAGAAAAATCGATTCGGTAGCCGTATTTATTCTGGATCATATGAGTGCGGTCATTGGAGACATGAAATCTTGTAGCTATAACCTTTCCACATCCAATGACATTCCTGCAGCAGAAATCAGCTACTCCAAGGAATACACGGAAAATGAAGTGTTTATGCAAGGGCCTGATAAAATGTTGGTCCACCAAAAGGGGCAACATGGTCACAGAGGCTTTTTTTATAATGGAGAATTCTTCACCCATTATTCATACAGTGAAAATAATTATACCACTGTTCATGCTCCAGACGATATCGTTTCCATGATAGATTCCATCAACCATCAATTTGGAGTGGAATTTCCAGCTGCTGATTTTTTCTACCCGACCTTTACTGATGATTTGCTTACTCATTTTGACACCCTGCTGTATTTGGGGACAAAGTACGTAAATGGCAAAGATTGCTTTCACATTGCTGCCAGCAATGAAAATCAAGATGTCCAAATTTGGATTGCTAATGATGCCATGAACCTGCCCGTAAAGTTTGTAATTGTGAACAAGCAAAAATCACAAGCTCCACAATACGAGGCATCATTTAGTAGTTGGAAGGTCAATCCTGATCTACCTCCGACAATATTTGAATTTGTACCGCCTCCAGGAGCCAGATTGATCGCCATTTTACCAAAACCTCACTAA
- the tnpC gene encoding IS66 family transposase, which translates to MSKPLDQLTKAELLALLQKSEQQVADRERVIAEKERILAEKEAYEKQLLAMIEKFKRMSFAQKRERFLGNKDQMALPFEPDQEQEQQQQEGFSRKVEYIRKKRPAHTGRQPLPDHLPVEEIEIHPEGDLSGMECIGKEVTEELDYIPAQYIRRRYIRYKYAPKDRYSSAGVKIGLLPERAIPKGIPGYGLLTDILTRKYLEHMPLYRQAQRFKREKIPIAPTTLEGWVKQGLEKLEPLYDCLVDDTKAMGYLMVDESTIRVLDSDNKKGACHTGYYWVYHNPLENTVLFDYRPTRSKEGPSAILENFQGYLQSDGYGVYEHYVANKQVTHLACWAHARRKFFETLVENKKAASEALGFIGKLYDVERKAKKENLSAEDRKKLRLDEALPVINKMSEWIKKQLPKALPKSGLRKALFYSANRWAELSNYLYDGKLEIDNNPVEREIRSMVVGRKNYLFAGSHKAAQRAAMIYSFFGICKLHDVNPQQWLEHALRNIMTTNHKNIRDLYPQNFNQTTRG; encoded by the coding sequence ATGTCAAAGCCACTCGACCAGTTGACCAAAGCCGAACTGCTTGCCCTGCTGCAAAAGTCAGAGCAACAGGTGGCCGACCGTGAGCGGGTGATAGCCGAGAAGGAACGTATCCTGGCCGAGAAAGAAGCTTATGAGAAGCAGTTGTTGGCGATGATCGAGAAGTTCAAGCGCATGTCCTTTGCCCAGAAGCGGGAGCGCTTTTTAGGGAACAAGGACCAGATGGCCCTGCCCTTTGAACCTGACCAAGAGCAAGAACAGCAACAGCAGGAAGGGTTTTCCCGCAAGGTGGAATACATCCGCAAGAAACGTCCCGCCCATACGGGCAGACAGCCCTTGCCCGACCACCTTCCCGTGGAAGAGATCGAGATCCATCCGGAAGGGGACCTTTCCGGCATGGAGTGTATCGGCAAGGAAGTGACCGAAGAGCTGGACTATATCCCTGCCCAATATATCCGCAGAAGATACATCCGCTATAAGTATGCCCCAAAGGACAGGTACAGCAGTGCCGGGGTAAAGATCGGCCTGTTGCCGGAAAGGGCCATTCCAAAGGGCATCCCGGGTTACGGCCTGCTCACCGACATCCTTACAAGGAAATACCTGGAACATATGCCGCTGTACCGGCAGGCGCAGCGTTTCAAACGGGAAAAGATCCCCATAGCGCCCACCACACTTGAGGGATGGGTGAAACAGGGGCTGGAAAAACTCGAACCCCTGTACGACTGTCTGGTGGACGACACCAAGGCCATGGGCTATCTTATGGTGGACGAGAGTACCATCCGGGTATTGGACAGCGACAACAAGAAGGGCGCCTGCCACACGGGTTACTACTGGGTATACCATAACCCTTTGGAAAACACCGTACTCTTTGATTACCGGCCTACCCGGAGCAAGGAAGGCCCCAGTGCCATACTGGAAAACTTTCAGGGCTACCTGCAGAGTGATGGATATGGCGTGTACGAACATTATGTGGCCAATAAGCAGGTCACCCACCTGGCCTGTTGGGCACATGCAAGGAGAAAGTTTTTTGAGACCTTGGTGGAAAACAAGAAGGCCGCTTCCGAGGCCCTGGGCTTTATCGGCAAGCTTTACGATGTGGAAAGAAAGGCCAAGAAGGAAAACCTCTCTGCCGAAGACCGCAAGAAGCTCCGTTTGGACGAGGCCTTGCCGGTGATCAACAAAATGTCCGAGTGGATCAAGAAGCAGCTGCCCAAGGCCCTGCCCAAAAGTGGGCTGAGAAAAGCCCTGTTCTACTCGGCAAACAGATGGGCCGAACTGTCCAATTACCTGTATGACGGTAAACTGGAGATCGACAACAATCCCGTGGAAAGGGAAATCAGATCAATGGTGGTCGGCAGAAAAAACTACCTGTTTGCCGGCTCCCATAAAGCGGCCCAAAGGGCGGCCATGATCTATTCCTTCTTCGGCATCTGTAAATTACATGACGTCAATCCCCAACAGTGGCTCGAACATGCTCTGAGAAATATCATGACCACCAACCATAAGAACATCCGTGACCTATACCCACAAAACTTTAACCAAACAACACGCGGTTAA
- a CDS encoding helix-turn-helix domain-containing protein: MNKQISLLQENILQEGTGELSTYALISIPTEVNLFIYHMVFGIYWLLQVWVIIAFIKHGDAEVKQENNHAINWLFFFCSLQFLLFYPYFLDSYNPFQMSTYANFSGIGGALCVIFSAGYLFCKPEILYGFSDVLTPIKETTVHPVKKSKMEKSGNYSSKFLSEARVIELDSKLSEHIQNNTPYLNQGYNLKDLSDDLNVPLYIISSFINKEKGLNFNDFLNKYRIEYCKEKIRKGEWKNITLEALGYDCGFSNRNSFTSAFKKWVGKTPSEFIKEYK, translated from the coding sequence TTGAATAAGCAAATAAGTCTTTTGCAGGAAAACATCCTGCAAGAAGGGACGGGAGAATTGTCGACCTATGCATTGATTTCAATTCCCACTGAGGTAAACCTCTTCATCTACCATATGGTATTTGGGATCTATTGGCTTTTGCAAGTTTGGGTCATTATCGCTTTTATCAAACATGGTGATGCAGAAGTAAAACAAGAAAACAACCACGCCATAAATTGGCTGTTCTTCTTTTGTAGTCTTCAGTTCCTGTTATTCTACCCGTATTTTTTAGATAGTTATAATCCATTCCAAATGTCAACATATGCCAATTTTTCTGGAATTGGTGGTGCTCTATGTGTTATTTTTAGCGCGGGATATTTGTTCTGTAAACCTGAAATTCTGTATGGTTTTTCCGATGTCCTTACGCCCATTAAGGAAACGACAGTCCATCCCGTGAAAAAGTCTAAGATGGAAAAATCTGGAAACTATTCTTCAAAATTTTTAAGTGAGGCAAGAGTGATTGAACTTGATTCGAAACTTTCAGAACACATCCAAAACAATACCCCATACCTCAATCAGGGATATAATTTGAAGGATTTATCTGATGATCTTAATGTGCCCTTATACATTATCAGTTCCTTTATAAATAAAGAAAAAGGCCTGAATTTCAATGATTTTTTAAACAAATACCGCATTGAATATTGTAAGGAAAAGATCAGAAAAGGTGAATGGAAAAACATCACCCTGGAAGCGCTTGGATATGACTGTGGCTTCTCCAACCGTAATTCCTTTACGTCCGCCTTCAAAAAATGGGTAGGTAAAACGCCTTCTGAGTTTATAAAAGAATACAAATAG
- a CDS encoding helix-turn-helix domain-containing protein, with product MPHQLTIYATLSFVVAITAMMIAAILWWYPNVTPGQKTPKRILAVSFLVLFSWHTFQFLDATYMEQGYQYFHKTMVLLSMSLFLPLTYLYFHTLAFSSFGKSILIHLVLPAIIGIMAIHYVHNSNAITSDLPYLLVHLQMIIYWILEINLVIKLTSISKKGLIHINTHWIRWTLGFITIQSLLFFPYFLVALTGISLPPLLRPEIIGIIAGFMLSLSLFFQPFLLFGIRDIKSKDFSDKAHFNLLAKGLEKMNANLSIEEQSIERYVSKHHPYLNKDITLDHMAAQIGVSNNCIKSYLKKKGVNFEEYLNLKRILFSQNIIKEKVYHDMTLDMLAKQSGFIDRKSFISSFKKHTGYSPSDYIKHFF from the coding sequence ATGCCACATCAATTGACGATTTATGCCACACTTTCATTTGTAGTTGCGATAACCGCAATGATGATTGCAGCAATCCTTTGGTGGTATCCCAATGTAACTCCAGGACAGAAAACACCTAAAAGAATTTTAGCGGTGTCATTTTTAGTCCTTTTTAGCTGGCATACCTTCCAGTTTTTAGATGCCACATATATGGAACAAGGGTACCAATATTTTCATAAGACGATGGTACTACTCAGCATGTCGCTATTTTTGCCATTAACCTATTTATATTTTCATACGCTGGCCTTTTCTTCATTCGGAAAGTCCATTTTGATCCATCTGGTCCTACCTGCCATTATTGGAATTATGGCTATTCATTATGTCCATAATTCTAACGCCATTACTTCTGATCTACCGTATTTACTGGTCCATTTACAAATGATCATCTATTGGATCTTGGAAATAAACCTTGTTATAAAATTAACCTCTATTAGCAAAAAAGGGCTTATCCATATTAATACCCATTGGATACGGTGGACATTAGGTTTTATTACTATCCAGTCATTGTTGTTCTTTCCATATTTTTTGGTCGCTTTAACAGGCATTTCGCTTCCCCCATTGTTGCGACCAGAAATAATAGGGATAATTGCAGGTTTTATGTTAAGCCTTTCGTTATTCTTCCAACCCTTTTTGCTATTTGGTATCAGGGACATAAAATCCAAGGATTTTTCCGACAAGGCTCATTTTAACCTTTTAGCCAAAGGCTTAGAGAAAATGAATGCCAACTTATCAATTGAAGAACAAAGTATTGAACGTTATGTGTCTAAACATCACCCTTATTTAAACAAAGACATCACTCTTGATCATATGGCAGCTCAAATAGGCGTTTCCAATAATTGTATTAAAAGCTATCTAAAAAAGAAGGGCGTAAATTTTGAGGAATATTTAAACTTAAAGCGTATACTTTTTAGCCAAAACATTATCAAAGAAAAGGTATATCATGATATGACATTGGATATGCTCGCCAAGCAAAGTGGATTTATAGATCGAAAGAGCTTTATTTCTTCCTTTAAAAAACATACGGGGTACAGCCCTTCAGATTATATCAAGCATTTTTTTTAG
- a CDS encoding receptor L domain-containing protein, translated as MKKIGLILLTLIMLSCSDDTTNTEPSTIYEGNYEIRSEADLISFAKSGYTEINGNLVINYTEDIEDLKGLETLEKVNGILIRYNDELRTLEGLEGLSEIEFFTLSYNLNLKSLKGLDNLTKIISSIIIEHNASLKNLDGLNQLAEVGGDFFISHNDILENFNGIESLQNVSRFLVLNNINLIALTGLENIVTTTRFQFDSNDLLHDFCALTSFFQQHPDPDLFGARHNAYNPTVENILNKNCSE; from the coding sequence ATGAAAAAAATCGGCTTAATTCTATTGACTTTAATCATGCTATCTTGTAGTGATGATACTACTAATACCGAGCCTTCTACTATTTATGAGGGCAATTATGAAATCCGTTCAGAAGCCGATTTAATTTCTTTCGCCAAATCAGGATATACAGAAATTAACGGCAACCTGGTTATTAACTACACCGAAGATATAGAAGACCTTAAAGGGTTAGAAACATTAGAAAAAGTCAATGGTATTCTCATAAGATACAACGATGAGTTAAGAACACTTGAAGGCCTTGAAGGCCTATCTGAAATTGAGTTTTTTACGCTTTCCTATAATTTAAATCTTAAATCGTTAAAAGGCCTTGATAATTTAACGAAAATAATATCAAGCATTATCATCGAGCATAATGCAAGTTTAAAAAACTTAGATGGCCTCAATCAACTTGCAGAAGTAGGTGGTGATTTTTTCATTTCACATAATGACATATTAGAAAATTTCAATGGTATAGAAAGCTTACAGAATGTTTCAAGGTTTTTAGTGTTAAATAATATCAACCTGATAGCGTTGACGGGACTTGAAAATATTGTTACCACTACACGATTTCAATTTGACTCAAATGACTTACTACATGACTTTTGTGCTTTGACTAGTTTTTTTCAACAACATCCAGACCCTGATTTATTTGGAGCAAGGCATAATGCTTACAATCCAACAGTCGAAAATATATTGAATAAAAACTGTTCTGAATAA
- the tnpB gene encoding IS66 family insertion sequence element accessory protein TnpB (TnpB, as the term is used for proteins encoded by IS66 family insertion elements, is considered an accessory protein, since TnpC, encoded by a neighboring gene, is a DDE family transposase.), with translation MFSLGSHHQYFLYRSPVDMRKGFNGLSGIVTNELDRDPVSGEVFVFVNRHRNLIKLLHWEKGGFVVYYKRLEKGTFLLPEDRGDGVLDWPELVLMVAGIQVEGYRQRPRYIPG, from the coding sequence ATGTTTTCGCTGGGCTCCCACCACCAATATTTCCTGTACCGCAGCCCGGTTGACATGCGCAAAGGGTTCAACGGGCTTTCCGGGATCGTCACCAATGAACTGGACCGTGACCCGGTCTCCGGGGAAGTGTTCGTCTTTGTCAACCGCCACCGCAACCTGATCAAACTCCTGCACTGGGAGAAGGGCGGTTTCGTGGTCTATTACAAACGATTGGAAAAAGGCACTTTCCTGCTCCCGGAGGACAGGGGTGACGGCGTGCTGGATTGGCCCGAACTGGTGCTGATGGTCGCGGGCATCCAGGTGGAAGGCTACCGGCAGCGTCCCCGGTATATCCCCGGTTGA